One Carettochelys insculpta isolate YL-2023 chromosome 15, ASM3395843v1, whole genome shotgun sequence DNA window includes the following coding sequences:
- the MAT2B gene encoding methionine adenosyltransferase 2 subunit beta, producing MVGREKELRIRFVPGQCELVEEDVDIPDRRVLITGATGLLGRAVYKEFNENNWHAVGCGYSRARPRFERVNLLDSLGVHSIIQDFQPHVIVHCAAERRPDVVESQADAVSQLNVAASGNLAKEAAGIGAFLIYISTDYVFDGTNPPYKESDEPNPLNLYGKTKLDGEKAVLENNEDAAVLRIPILYGDIERVDESAVTVMFDKVQLNNKSANMDHWQQRFPTNIKDVATVCRQLSEKRMLDPSIRGTFHWSGNEQMTKYEMACAMADAFNLPSSHLRPITDGPIVGALRPKNAQLDCSKLEMLGIGRRTPFRVGIRESLWPFLVDKRWRQTVFH from the exons ATGGTTGGCCGAGAGAAGGAGCTTAGGATCCGCTTCGTGCCGGGGCAGTGCGAGCTGGTGGAG GAAGATGTTGATATTCCCGATAGACGTGTTCTGATTACAGGAGCTACTGGGCTTCTTGGCAGAGCTGTGTACAAAGAATTTAATGAAAATAATTGGCATGCAGTTGGCTGTGGGTACAGTAGAGCTCGACCAAGATTTGAAAGGGTTAATCTTCTGGACTCTCTTGGGGTTCACAGCATTATCCAGGATTTTCAG CCTCATGTGATAGTGCATTGTGCTGCTGAGAGAAGACCAGATGTTGTAGAAAGTCAAGCAGATGCTGTTTCTCAGCTCAATGTGGCTGCTTCAGGGAACTTAGCAAAAGAAGCAG CTGGAATTGGAGCATTCTTGATCTACATTAGCACAGACTATGTGTTTGATGGAACAAATCCTCCTTATAAGGAGAGCGATGAACCAAATCCCCTAAATCTTTATGGTAAAACTAAACTAGATGGAGAAAAGGCAGTCCTTGAAAATAATGAAG ATGCTGCCGTGCTCAGAATTCCTATCTTATATGGGGACATAGAAAGGGTGGATGAGAGTGCTGTAACTGTCATGTTTGATAAAGTTCAGTTGAATAACAAATCAGCTAATATGGACCATTGGCAACAGAGGTTTCCCACCAACATCAAGGATGTAGCTACTGTGTGCCGACAGTTATCTGAGAAGAGAATGCTG GATCCGTCAATAAGAGGAACATTCCACTGGTCTGGTAATGAACAGATGACTAAGTATGAAATGGCCTGTGCTATGGCAGATGCTTTCAACCTTCCCAGCAGCCACTTGCGACCA ATTACCGATGGTCCTATAGTGGGTGCACTTCGTCCGAAGAATGCTCAGCTCGATTGCTCCAAGCTAGAGATGCTGGGAATAGGACGACGAACGCCATTTCGAGTTGGGATCAGAGAATCACTTTGGCCTTTCCTAGTTGACAAGAGATGGAGACAGACTGTCTTCCATTAG